The following proteins are encoded in a genomic region of Verrucomicrobiota bacterium:
- a CDS encoding elongation factor Tu: MAKEKFERTKPHVNVGTIGHVDHGKTT; encoded by the coding sequence ATGGCGAAGGAGAAGTTTGAGCGCACGAAGCCGCACGTCAACGTCGGCACGATCGGCCACGTCGATCATGGCAAGACCAC